A region from the Arthrobacter roseus genome encodes:
- a CDS encoding organic hydroperoxide resistance protein has translation MSAVPESIVYTAKSHVTGGRDGHGKTDDGALEVDLRAPKEMGGAGGGTNPEQLFAVGYGACFQGALGLAAKETGADVSKSVVELEVGLGKEGESFGLSVKIKVSVPGMDTDQVQKLADRTHELCPYSKATRGNIPVEVVAV, from the coding sequence TTGTCTGCAGTTCCAGAATCTATTGTCTATACAGCCAAATCACACGTCACCGGCGGCCGCGATGGCCACGGAAAAACGGACGACGGCGCCCTCGAGGTAGACCTTCGTGCGCCCAAAGAAATGGGTGGAGCAGGCGGCGGCACCAATCCTGAACAGCTCTTCGCTGTTGGCTACGGCGCGTGCTTCCAGGGCGCACTCGGCCTGGCCGCGAAGGAGACGGGCGCGGATGTCTCGAAGTCCGTCGTCGAACTTGAAGTTGGCCTCGGTAAAGAGGGCGAGAGCTTTGGCCTATCCGTAAAAATCAAGGTGTCCGTTCCCGGAATGGATACTGATCAGGTGCAGAAGCTCGCAGACCGCACCCATGAGCTGTGCCCTTACTCCAAGGCCACCCGCGGCAACATTCCCGTTGAGGTTGTTGCCGTCTAG